Proteins encoded together in one Micromonospora kangleipakensis window:
- a CDS encoding DUF4037 domain-containing protein, translating to MTFVPGLALARRFHDEVVAPLLARRLPGLRYAAGLLDGGSELLGLDTTRSTDHDWGPRTQLFVAAPDEVGPVRAVLDGELPAEFLGWPTHFAGGPDVRLGVVDADGDRHGVSVDELGGWLRGRLGFDPRTGVEVDDWLATTTQRLAELTGGAVFHDGLDGALTAVRARLAWYPDDVWRHVLAAAWTRIGQAEHLAGRCAEVGDELGSRVVTAGLARDLMRLGLLLHRRWPPYAKWLGTVFARLPPADPVVDALTRALGPDGWSERQAGLVGALETVAGWTNDLGLAPPVDPTARQFHGRPFLVLDAGRFAAALRAAIGDPALRARPPVGTVDQYLDNVDVLTDPQRVRRIVAAIPPD from the coding sequence ATGACGTTCGTACCCGGGCTGGCGCTCGCCCGGCGGTTCCACGATGAGGTGGTGGCGCCGCTGCTGGCCCGGCGGCTGCCCGGGCTGCGCTATGCCGCCGGCCTGCTCGACGGCGGGTCCGAGCTGCTCGGCCTGGACACCACGCGCTCCACCGACCACGACTGGGGTCCGCGGACCCAGCTCTTCGTCGCCGCCCCGGACGAGGTGGGACCCGTCCGGGCGGTCCTCGACGGCGAGCTGCCGGCGGAGTTCCTCGGCTGGCCGACCCACTTCGCCGGCGGCCCCGACGTCCGCCTCGGGGTGGTCGACGCCGACGGGGACCGGCACGGGGTGAGCGTGGACGAGCTGGGTGGCTGGCTGCGCGGCCGGCTCGGCTTCGACCCGCGGACCGGGGTCGAGGTGGACGACTGGCTCGCCACGACCACCCAGCGGCTGGCCGAGCTGACCGGTGGCGCGGTCTTCCACGACGGCCTCGACGGGGCGCTCACCGCCGTCCGGGCCCGGCTGGCCTGGTACCCGGACGACGTGTGGCGGCACGTGCTGGCCGCCGCCTGGACCCGGATCGGCCAGGCCGAGCACCTGGCCGGCCGGTGCGCCGAGGTCGGCGACGAGCTGGGCAGCCGGGTGGTGACCGCCGGGCTGGCCCGGGACCTGATGCGGCTCGGTCTGCTGCTGCACCGCCGTTGGCCCCCCTACGCGAAATGGCTCGGCACCGTCTTCGCCCGGCTGCCGCCGGCGGACCCGGTGGTCGACGCGTTGACCCGCGCGCTCGGCCCCGACGGCTGGTCCGAGCGGCAGGCCGGACTGGTCGGGGCGCTGGAGACGGTGGCCGGCTGGACCAACGACCTGGGGCTGGCCCCGCCGGTGGACCCGACGGCCCGGCAGTTCCACGGGCGGCCGTTCCTGGTACTCGATGCCGGCCGGTTCGCCGCCGCGCTGCGTGCCGCGATCGGCGACCCGGCGCTGCGCGCGCGGCCCCCGGTGGGCACCGTCGACCAGTACCTGGACAACGTGGACGTCCTCACCGATCCGCAGCGGGTGCGCCGGATCGTGGCGGCGATCCCGCCGGACTGA
- the deoC gene encoding deoxyribose-phosphate aldolase, producing the protein MREGCALAARYDVALVCVRPGDVDLAVDLLRGTDVLVGTVAGFPHGSTTTRIKAAETAFAVSQGAAEVDMVINIGWLRSGKLGEVEADIRAVVAAADRATVKVILENAYLTGEQIVAGCRAVERAGAHFVKTSTGFAPGGATMEDLALMRSAVSPAIQVKAAGGVRTLDTLRAMAAIGVTRFGATATAAILDDLAHRQEHGRPAAEAVASTGDY; encoded by the coding sequence GTGCGCGAGGGTTGCGCGCTCGCCGCCCGCTACGACGTCGCATTAGTCTGCGTCCGGCCCGGCGACGTCGACCTCGCGGTGGACCTTTTGCGGGGAACCGACGTGCTCGTCGGCACGGTGGCCGGCTTCCCGCACGGCAGCACGACCACCCGGATCAAGGCCGCGGAGACCGCGTTCGCCGTCAGCCAGGGGGCCGCAGAGGTCGACATGGTGATCAACATCGGCTGGCTCCGGTCCGGGAAATTGGGCGAGGTCGAGGCGGACATCCGCGCCGTCGTGGCAGCCGCTGACCGCGCGACCGTGAAGGTGATCCTCGAGAACGCCTACCTGACCGGCGAACAGATCGTCGCCGGCTGCCGGGCGGTGGAGCGAGCGGGCGCCCACTTCGTCAAGACCTCGACCGGCTTCGCGCCCGGGGGCGCCACGATGGAGGATCTGGCTCTCATGCGCTCCGCGGTGTCACCAGCCATCCAGGTCAAGGCCGCCGGCGGTGTCCGCACCCTCGACACCCTCCGCGCGATGGCCGCCATCGGCGTCACCCGGTTCGGTGCGACCGCCACCGCCGCCATCCTCGACGACCTCGCCCATCGGCAGGAGCACGGCCGGCCCGCTGCCGAGGCCGTGGCGAGCACCGGTGACTACTGA
- a CDS encoding 5'-3' exonuclease, translated as MAQRPPILLIDSPSLYFRAYFGIPESAAKTEDGQPVNAVRGFLDMLAQLVRTRRPDRMVCALDYDWRPAWRVALLPSYKAHRVAPEGGEVVPDTLSPQVPMILEVLSALGITFVGATGYEADDVLGTLSVTQPGPVEVVSGDRDLFQLVDDARQVRLLYVGRGVAKLEDCDDAAVRARYGVPADRYADFAALRGDPSDGLPGVPGVGEKTAARLIERYGGLPGILAALDDGDAGFAPGLRNKLAAARDYLAVAPKVVEVARDVPLPKLPTALPTAPADPDGLLELAQRWNLAGSCRRLVDALAARS; from the coding sequence GTGGCACAGCGACCCCCGATCCTGCTCATCGACTCCCCCAGCCTCTACTTCCGGGCCTACTTCGGCATTCCCGAGTCGGCCGCGAAGACCGAGGACGGCCAGCCGGTCAACGCCGTGCGCGGCTTCCTCGACATGCTCGCCCAGCTCGTCCGCACCCGCCGGCCGGACCGGATGGTCTGCGCGCTGGATTACGACTGGCGGCCGGCCTGGCGGGTGGCGCTGCTGCCGTCGTACAAGGCGCACCGGGTGGCGCCGGAGGGCGGCGAGGTGGTGCCGGACACCCTCTCCCCGCAGGTCCCGATGATCCTCGAGGTGCTGTCCGCGCTCGGCATCACCTTCGTCGGCGCCACCGGCTACGAGGCCGACGATGTGCTCGGCACGCTCTCGGTCACCCAGCCCGGCCCGGTGGAGGTGGTCTCCGGCGACCGGGACCTGTTCCAGCTCGTGGACGACGCCCGCCAGGTCCGGCTGCTCTACGTCGGGCGCGGGGTGGCCAAGCTGGAGGACTGCGACGACGCCGCGGTCCGCGCCCGGTACGGGGTCCCCGCCGACCGGTACGCGGACTTCGCGGCGCTGCGTGGTGACCCGAGCGACGGGCTGCCCGGGGTGCCCGGCGTGGGCGAGAAGACGGCCGCCCGGCTGATCGAACGGTACGGCGGGCTGCCCGGCATCCTCGCCGCCCTGGACGACGGGGACGCCGGCTTCGCGCCGGGGCTGCGGAACAAGCTGGCGGCGGCCCGGGACTACCTGGCGGTCGCGCCGAAGGTGGTGGAGGTGGCGCGGGACGTACCGCTGCCGAAGCTGCCCACCGCGCTGCCGACGGCGCCCGCGGACCCGGACGGGCTGCTGGAGCTGGCGCAGCGGTGGAACCTGGCCGGCTCGTGCCGGCGGCTCGTGGACGCGCTCGCCGCGCGTTCCTGA
- a CDS encoding DEAD/DEAH box helicase, with product MSSPAERYAAARRRAAQAFAFPALDEFARDLGFDLDDFQREACQSLERGSGVLVCAPTGAGKTVVGEFAVHLALRGTPGQPAAAEAAEGPTTRRKCFYTTPIKALSNQKYHDLVDRYGAEQVGLLTGDNAINGDAPVVVMTTEVLRNMLYAGSTTLEGLAYVVMDEVHYLADRFRGGVWEEVIIHLPASVTLVSLSATVSNAEEFADWLVTVRGETAVVVSEHRPVPLWQHMLVGKRMFDLFHDADAARKHDVHPELLRYTRDTVRRLELGEGRSAGPGAGRRGPRWRGPMRPDIVDRLDREGLLPAILFIFSRAGCAAAVQQCLAAGLRLTSPEERAEIRRVVESRVTAIPGEDLSVLGYWEWLDGLERGLAAHHAGMLPVFKEVVEELFVRGLVKAVFATETLALGINMPARCVVLERLVKFNGEAHVDLTPGEYTQLTGRAGRRGIDVEGHAVVVWSPETDPRHVAGLASTRTYPLRSSFRPSYNMAVNLVGTVGAEPARALLESSFAQFQADRSVVGLARQVQRNTETIEAYGVEAACHHGDFDEYFALRVAIADRERAIARQGQTQRKAAAVASLERLRIGDVIRVPSGRRAGLAVVLDPATGGFGEPRPLVLTQDRWAGRVSPGDFTTPAEVLARIRVPKHFNHRSPAARRDLAAEVSGTGLDRHGGRRGGRSRQAEGEDHRLSQLRTELRRHPCHGCPEREEHARWAERRRRLERDTEELRQRVSGRTGSLARTFDRIVALLTARGYLAADGGVTDAGRMLGRIWTEADLLVAECLRRGVWDGLSPAELAAAVSVVVFEARRDVDERASVPRGAVVDAVDETLKLWSEIEADEAARGLAVTREPDLGFAWPIYRWARGEALAKVLASGHQIDGEMPAGDFVRWARQVVDLLGQLADSGGAAAELRSTARQAIAAVNRGVLAYHAAA from the coding sequence ATGTCGAGCCCCGCTGAGCGGTACGCCGCGGCGCGCCGCCGGGCCGCGCAGGCCTTCGCCTTCCCGGCCCTGGACGAGTTCGCCCGAGACCTCGGGTTCGACCTCGACGACTTCCAGCGGGAGGCGTGCCAGTCCCTGGAGCGGGGCAGCGGCGTGCTGGTCTGCGCTCCCACGGGCGCGGGCAAGACCGTGGTCGGCGAGTTCGCCGTACACCTGGCCCTGCGTGGCACGCCTGGGCAGCCGGCGGCGGCCGAGGCGGCCGAGGGGCCGACCACCCGGCGCAAATGCTTCTACACCACGCCGATCAAGGCGCTCTCCAACCAGAAGTACCACGACCTGGTGGACCGCTACGGCGCCGAGCAGGTCGGCCTGCTCACCGGCGACAACGCGATCAACGGCGACGCGCCCGTGGTGGTGATGACCACCGAGGTGCTGCGCAACATGCTCTACGCCGGCTCGACCACCCTCGAGGGCCTGGCCTACGTGGTGATGGACGAGGTGCACTACCTCGCCGACCGGTTCCGGGGCGGAGTCTGGGAAGAGGTGATCATCCACCTGCCCGCCTCGGTCACCCTGGTCTCCCTCTCCGCCACGGTCTCCAACGCCGAGGAGTTCGCCGACTGGCTGGTCACCGTGCGCGGCGAGACCGCGGTGGTGGTCAGCGAGCACCGGCCGGTGCCGCTCTGGCAGCACATGCTGGTCGGTAAGCGGATGTTCGACCTGTTCCACGACGCCGACGCCGCCCGCAAGCACGACGTGCACCCGGAGCTGCTGCGCTACACCCGCGACACGGTGCGCCGCCTGGAGCTCGGCGAGGGGCGCAGCGCCGGCCCCGGCGCCGGGCGCCGCGGCCCCCGCTGGCGCGGCCCGATGCGCCCCGACATCGTCGACCGGCTCGACCGGGAGGGCCTGCTCCCGGCGATCCTGTTCATCTTCAGCCGGGCCGGCTGCGCCGCGGCCGTGCAGCAGTGCCTCGCCGCCGGGCTCCGGCTGACCTCTCCGGAGGAGCGCGCCGAGATCCGTCGGGTGGTCGAGTCCCGGGTCACCGCCATCCCCGGCGAGGACCTGTCGGTGCTCGGCTACTGGGAGTGGCTCGACGGGCTGGAGCGCGGCCTGGCCGCCCACCACGCCGGCATGCTCCCCGTCTTCAAGGAGGTCGTCGAGGAGCTCTTCGTCCGCGGCCTGGTCAAGGCGGTCTTCGCCACCGAGACCCTGGCGCTGGGCATCAACATGCCGGCCCGCTGCGTCGTCCTCGAACGGCTGGTCAAGTTCAACGGCGAGGCGCACGTCGACCTCACCCCGGGGGAGTACACCCAGCTCACCGGGCGGGCCGGCCGGCGCGGCATCGACGTCGAGGGGCACGCCGTGGTGGTCTGGTCGCCGGAGACCGACCCCCGGCACGTCGCCGGGCTCGCCTCCACCCGGACGTACCCGCTGAGGTCCAGCTTCCGGCCGTCGTACAACATGGCGGTCAACCTGGTCGGTACCGTCGGCGCGGAGCCGGCCCGGGCGCTGCTGGAGTCGTCCTTCGCGCAGTTCCAGGCGGACCGCTCGGTGGTCGGCCTGGCCCGGCAGGTGCAGCGCAACACCGAGACCATCGAGGCGTACGGCGTCGAGGCGGCCTGCCACCACGGCGACTTCGACGAGTACTTCGCGCTGCGGGTGGCGATCGCCGACCGGGAGCGGGCCATCGCCCGGCAGGGCCAGACCCAGCGCAAGGCGGCGGCCGTCGCGTCGCTGGAGCGGCTGCGGATCGGCGACGTGATCCGGGTGCCGTCCGGGCGGCGGGCCGGGCTGGCCGTCGTCCTCGACCCCGCCACCGGCGGCTTCGGCGAGCCGCGCCCGCTGGTGCTCACCCAGGACCGGTGGGCCGGCCGGGTCAGTCCCGGCGACTTCACCACCCCGGCCGAGGTGCTCGCCCGGATCCGGGTGCCGAAGCACTTCAACCACCGGTCCCCGGCCGCCCGGCGGGATCTCGCCGCCGAGGTCAGCGGCACCGGGCTGGATCGGCACGGCGGTCGCCGGGGCGGGCGGTCCCGGCAGGCCGAGGGCGAGGACCACCGGCTCAGCCAGCTCCGCACCGAGCTGCGCCGGCACCCGTGTCACGGCTGCCCGGAGCGGGAGGAGCACGCCCGCTGGGCCGAGCGGCGCCGCCGCCTCGAACGCGACACCGAGGAGCTGCGGCAGCGGGTCTCCGGCCGGACCGGCTCGCTGGCGCGGACCTTCGACCGGATCGTCGCGCTGCTCACCGCCCGCGGCTACCTCGCCGCCGACGGAGGGGTCACCGACGCGGGCCGGATGCTCGGCCGGATCTGGACGGAGGCGGACCTGCTGGTCGCCGAGTGCCTGCGCCGGGGGGTCTGGGACGGGCTCTCCCCGGCCGAGCTCGCGGCCGCCGTCTCCGTCGTGGTCTTCGAGGCCCGCCGGGACGTCGACGAGCGGGCCTCGGTGCCGCGCGGCGCGGTCGTCGACGCGGTCGACGAGACGCTCAAGCTGTGGAGCGAGATCGAGGCGGACGAGGCCGCCCGGGGCCTCGCGGTCACCCGCGAGCCGGACCTCGGCTTCGCCTGGCCGATCTACCGCTGGGCGCGGGGCGAGGCGCTCGCCAAGGTGCTCGCCAGTGGCCACCAGATCGATGGCGAGATGCCCGCGGGCGACTTCGTGCGCTGGGCCCGGCAGGTGGTCGACCTGCTCGGCCAGCTCGCCGACTCCGGCGGCGCGGCGGCGGAGCTGCGCTCCACCGCCCGCCAGGCCATCGCGGCCGTCAACCGGGGCGTGCTGGCGTACCACGCCGCCGCCTGA
- a CDS encoding exo-beta-N-acetylmuramidase NamZ family protein, with the protein MERRTFLTGAGAVTAGALATTVTGSPGSADPGIRRVETGLDVLVHSDFADLRGQRVGVISNPTGVDSAYRHLVDLMHSSGQVDVVAAFGPEHGFRGSAQAGGSEGTGTDARTGITVYDAYGASQAKWEAMFTQSGMDTVVFDIQDVGARFYTYIWTMYTSMVAAARVGKRYVVLDRPNPVGGRAYGPMMTAGYTSGVGLKEIVQQHGMTVGELARFFNAEFLPAEAGLPVELDVVRCRHWKRDRLAADTDLPWVMPSPNMPTTDTALVYPGTCLFEGVASITEGRGTCRPFELIGGLATDFDYHWGDRLNARNLPGVQFREAYFSPTAAGQKPALLNKPCAGVEVKIVDRGAYDPIRTGVAMLVEARKYPAFAWRQDAWDTLRPYWIDKLTGSPRLRTMIDAGADVADVVGAWADELATFDRQRQPYLLY; encoded by the coding sequence ATGGAGCGCAGAACCTTCCTCACCGGCGCCGGGGCGGTCACCGCCGGCGCCCTCGCCACGACCGTGACTGGCTCGCCCGGCAGCGCCGACCCCGGGATTCGCCGGGTCGAGACCGGCCTGGACGTGCTGGTGCACTCCGACTTCGCCGACCTGCGGGGGCAGCGGGTGGGAGTGATCTCCAACCCGACCGGTGTCGACTCCGCCTACCGGCACCTGGTCGATCTGATGCACAGCTCGGGCCAGGTGGACGTGGTCGCGGCGTTCGGTCCCGAGCACGGCTTCCGGGGTTCGGCCCAGGCGGGCGGCAGCGAGGGCACCGGCACGGACGCGCGGACCGGCATCACCGTCTATGACGCGTACGGCGCCTCGCAGGCCAAATGGGAGGCCATGTTCACGCAGTCCGGAATGGACACGGTGGTCTTCGACATCCAGGACGTGGGGGCGCGTTTCTACACGTACATCTGGACGATGTACACCTCGATGGTCGCCGCCGCGCGGGTCGGCAAGCGGTACGTCGTGCTCGATCGGCCGAACCCGGTCGGCGGCCGGGCGTACGGCCCGATGATGACCGCCGGCTACACCTCCGGGGTCGGGCTCAAGGAGATCGTGCAGCAGCACGGCATGACCGTCGGCGAACTGGCGCGCTTCTTCAACGCCGAATTCCTGCCGGCCGAGGCGGGCCTGCCGGTCGAGTTGGACGTGGTGCGGTGCCGGCACTGGAAGCGGGACAGGCTCGCCGCCGACACCGATCTGCCCTGGGTGATGCCCAGCCCGAACATGCCGACCACGGACACCGCTCTCGTCTACCCGGGCACCTGTCTCTTCGAGGGGGTCGCGTCGATCACCGAGGGGCGGGGCACCTGCCGCCCGTTCGAGCTGATCGGTGGCCTGGCGACGGACTTTGACTACCACTGGGGTGACCGGCTCAACGCCCGGAACCTGCCGGGGGTGCAGTTCCGGGAGGCGTACTTTTCGCCGACCGCGGCCGGGCAGAAGCCGGCGCTGCTCAACAAGCCCTGCGCGGGCGTCGAGGTCAAGATCGTGGACCGGGGCGCGTACGACCCGATCCGTACCGGGGTCGCGATGCTGGTGGAGGCGCGGAAGTACCCGGCGTTCGCCTGGCGGCAGGACGCGTGGGACACCCTGCGGCCGTACTGGATCGACAAGCTCACCGGCTCGCCCCGCCTCCGCACGATGATCGACGCGGGCGCCGACGTGGCCGACGTGGTCGGCGCCTGGGCCGACGAGCTGGCCACGTTCGACCGGCAGCGGCAGCCCTACCTGCTCTACTGA
- a CDS encoding low temperature requirement protein A: MGGDRWTGRLGPAIPVAPAARVDKFEVFFDLVFVVSFFIITRATAANVSGRQLLHAMLVLAVLWWCWVVHSVVASQLRLGEGFVPVLMVVGMMALFTFALALPQTFGSLHQGSAGPILVTISYVVVRAVHLALYVHATRGRPDARRKLLHFVPEIVITTLLLLIAALLPPKIEDPDLGLWLRDGLWIAVVVLQYGSGLTGGTKGWTVTSAEHWTERYDLILIIALGESVISVGVGGNLIGQPVTWPAVPAAMLGILFTAALWWAHFDMIGPAARIALHAAQGGPRVAMARDAYAYLYLPMIAGVVLFAIGAEELLRTITDPAGGVAERAHGPAVPMLFGGVMVYLAADVAFQLRTLHTVTWTRVGALLALAAGLPVGRRLPALGALGLLTAICVALVAIEVVVLADSRRALRTAVFEERTEHEASEAAWRARWHDDGPPQPAD; the protein is encoded by the coding sequence GTGGGCGGCGACCGGTGGACCGGTCGGCTGGGGCCTGCCATCCCGGTCGCCCCAGCCGCGCGGGTGGACAAGTTCGAGGTGTTCTTCGACCTCGTCTTCGTCGTGTCGTTCTTCATCATCACCCGGGCCACCGCCGCCAACGTCAGCGGGCGGCAGCTGCTGCACGCGATGCTGGTGCTGGCCGTGCTCTGGTGGTGCTGGGTGGTGCACAGCGTGGTCGCCAGCCAGCTCCGCCTCGGCGAGGGCTTCGTCCCGGTGCTGATGGTGGTCGGCATGATGGCGCTGTTCACCTTCGCCCTGGCGCTGCCACAGACCTTCGGCAGCCTGCACCAGGGCTCGGCCGGACCCATCCTGGTCACGATCAGCTACGTGGTGGTCCGCGCCGTGCACCTGGCGCTGTACGTGCACGCGACGCGGGGCAGGCCGGACGCCCGCCGCAAGCTGCTCCATTTCGTGCCGGAGATCGTGATCACCACCCTCCTGCTGCTGATCGCGGCGCTCCTGCCACCGAAGATCGAGGATCCCGACCTCGGACTGTGGCTCCGCGACGGCCTGTGGATCGCCGTCGTCGTCCTGCAGTACGGCAGCGGGCTGACGGGCGGCACCAAGGGTTGGACGGTCACCTCCGCCGAACACTGGACGGAACGGTACGACCTGATCCTCATCATCGCGCTGGGTGAGTCCGTGATCTCGGTCGGGGTCGGTGGCAACCTGATCGGCCAACCGGTGACCTGGCCGGCGGTCCCGGCGGCCATGCTGGGGATCCTGTTCACCGCGGCGCTGTGGTGGGCGCACTTCGACATGATCGGGCCAGCCGCCCGGATCGCGCTGCACGCCGCACAGGGCGGCCCACGGGTGGCGATGGCCCGCGACGCCTACGCCTACCTCTACCTGCCGATGATCGCCGGAGTCGTCCTGTTCGCCATCGGCGCCGAGGAGCTCCTGCGTACGATCACCGACCCGGCGGGTGGGGTGGCCGAGCGGGCGCACGGCCCGGCCGTCCCGATGCTGTTCGGCGGGGTGATGGTCTACCTGGCCGCCGACGTGGCATTCCAGCTGCGCACCCTGCACACCGTCACGTGGACCCGGGTCGGCGCGCTCCTCGCGCTGGCGGCCGGGCTCCCCGTCGGTCGACGCCTGCCCGCGCTCGGCGCGCTCGGGCTGCTGACCGCCATCTGCGTCGCGCTCGTCGCCATCGAGGTGGTGGTACTGGCGGACTCCCGACGCGCCCTGCGCACAGCGGTGTTCGAAGAGCGGACCGAACACGAGGCCAGCGAGGCCGCCTGGCGCGCCCGCTGGCACGACGACGGCCCGCCGCAGCCGGCGGACTAA
- a CDS encoding MHYT domain-containing protein, translating into MAHIQHFEYGSITPALSYALSVLGSALGLVCAGRIRAARSAGQRTWWGLLAAWAIGGTAIWAMHFMAMLGFAVDGTRIRYDVPITAASTGIAVVAVGIGLAIVGTGRLNALRLVAGGLFTGLGVAAMHYTGMAAMRLDGTLGYDRIRVALSVLIAVVAATVALWLSMTVRRGLAIAASALVMGIAVNGMHFTGMSALSVHLHERRGQLAGTEVSGLLVPIVLAVIFGVVGLVYALLAAPTEDDRAGAAYLDARRGAERTAVASPEPAPDPVGLRGRSTLGQPGTPFPSRRGNPPR; encoded by the coding sequence ATGGCGCACATCCAGCATTTCGAGTACGGGTCGATCACGCCCGCGCTCAGTTACGCCCTGTCCGTGCTGGGCTCGGCGCTCGGGCTGGTCTGCGCCGGGCGGATCCGCGCCGCGCGCAGCGCCGGCCAGCGGACGTGGTGGGGACTGCTGGCCGCATGGGCCATCGGCGGCACGGCAATCTGGGCCATGCACTTCATGGCGATGCTCGGCTTCGCCGTCGACGGGACGAGGATTCGCTACGACGTACCGATCACCGCGGCCAGCACCGGGATCGCCGTCGTGGCGGTCGGCATCGGGCTGGCCATCGTCGGCACCGGCCGCCTCAACGCGCTCCGGCTCGTCGCCGGCGGCCTTTTCACGGGCCTCGGCGTGGCCGCGATGCACTACACCGGCATGGCGGCGATGCGGCTGGACGGCACCCTCGGCTACGACCGCATCCGGGTCGCCCTGTCGGTACTCATCGCGGTGGTGGCGGCCACGGTGGCGCTCTGGTTGTCGATGACCGTCCGCCGCGGCCTGGCGATCGCCGCCTCCGCGCTGGTGATGGGGATCGCGGTCAACGGGATGCACTTCACCGGGATGAGCGCGCTCTCGGTGCACCTGCACGAGCGCCGCGGGCAACTCGCCGGGACCGAGGTCAGCGGCCTGTTGGTGCCGATCGTGCTCGCGGTGATCTTCGGGGTGGTCGGGTTGGTCTACGCGCTGCTCGCCGCGCCCACCGAGGACGACCGCGCCGGAGCGGCGTACCTGGACGCGCGGCGGGGCGCGGAGCGGACGGCGGTCGCCTCGCCCGAGCCCGCCCCGGACCCGGTCGGCCTGCGCGGCCGGTCCACCCTGGGCCAGCCCGGCACGCCGTTCCCGTCCCGCCGGGGCAACCCGCCCCGCTGA
- a CDS encoding HAD family hydrolase: MPDHAEPPHASSGADDVVRPSTSRRPVEAVLFDFHGTLAQVEEARAWVLAAAAACGVELDRVRATSLADRLLTAGRAGGPLPARVPPRLAELWADRDLYEHAHRGAYTGLAETVDAGIDGFAEALYERVLVPEGWVPYPDTEAVLKELRRAGVKVAVVSNIGFDIRPIFAAWGLDGLVDAYALSYEVGRCKPDPGIFLRACGMLGVDPERALMVGDTPADAGAVAAGCAVLVLPAGDAGRANGLGAVLDLAVGS; this comes from the coding sequence GTGCCGGACCATGCCGAACCGCCCCACGCCTCGAGCGGCGCCGACGACGTCGTCCGCCCGAGCACGTCCCGTCGGCCCGTGGAGGCGGTGCTCTTCGACTTCCACGGCACCCTCGCCCAGGTGGAGGAGGCGCGCGCGTGGGTGCTGGCGGCCGCCGCGGCGTGCGGGGTGGAGCTGGACCGGGTGCGGGCCACCTCGCTGGCCGACCGGCTGCTCACCGCCGGGCGGGCCGGCGGGCCGCTGCCGGCGCGGGTCCCGCCCCGGCTGGCCGAGCTCTGGGCCGATCGGGATCTCTACGAGCACGCCCACCGGGGCGCGTACACCGGGCTGGCCGAGACGGTGGACGCCGGCATCGACGGGTTCGCCGAGGCGCTCTACGAGCGGGTGCTGGTCCCGGAGGGCTGGGTGCCGTACCCGGACACCGAGGCGGTCCTCAAGGAGCTGCGGCGCGCCGGGGTGAAGGTGGCCGTCGTGAGCAACATCGGCTTCGACATCCGGCCGATCTTCGCCGCCTGGGGCCTCGACGGCCTGGTCGACGCGTACGCGCTCTCCTACGAGGTGGGGCGCTGCAAGCCCGACCCGGGGATCTTCCTGCGGGCCTGCGGGATGCTCGGCGTCGACCCGGAGCGTGCGCTGATGGTCGGCGACACGCCGGCCGACGCGGGCGCGGTGGCCGCGGGCTGCGCGGTGCTGGTGCTGCCGGCCGGCGACGCCGGCCGGGCCAACGGGCTCGGCGCGGTGCTCGACCTGGCGGTGGGGTCCTGA